The Dehalogenimonas sp. THU2 genome has a window encoding:
- a CDS encoding twin-arginine translocation signal domain-containing protein yields MSQFHSTMSRRDFMKGLGLAGAGIGAAAAIAPSFSDLDELAASGPSARHPWWVKENELE; encoded by the coding sequence ATGAGCCAATTCCATTCGACAATGAGCCGCCGTGACTTCATGAAGGGCCTCGGACTGGCCGGTGCCGGCATCGGTGCCGCCGCAGCCATCGCCCCTTCCTTCAGTGATCTCGACGAACTCGCCGCTTCTGGACCTTCCGCCCGCCACCCCTGGTGGGTTAAGGAAAATGAACTCGAA